A genomic window from Thiomonas arsenitoxydans includes:
- the fliE gene encoding flagellar hook-basal body complex protein FliE: MQIDPMQSVLAQMRSLTAQAQARPADAVGGNAAAALGATAASQQSDFAATLKSAIDGVSGELQHANALQQQFVSGTGDVSLSDVMLASQKASLSFQAVLQVRNKLVSAYQDIMNIQA; this comes from the coding sequence ATGCAGATCGATCCCATGCAAAGCGTGCTTGCCCAGATGCGCAGCCTCACCGCGCAGGCGCAGGCGCGGCCCGCCGACGCGGTGGGCGGCAATGCGGCAGCGGCGCTGGGCGCCACCGCGGCCTCGCAGCAATCCGACTTCGCCGCCACGCTCAAGAGCGCCATCGACGGGGTGAGCGGCGAGTTGCAGCACGCCAACGCCCTGCAGCAGCAGTTCGTATCGGGCACGGGCGATGTGAGTTTGAGCGATGTGATGCTCGCTTCGCAAAAGGCCAGCCTGTCGTTTCAGGCGGTGCTGCAGGTGCGCAACAAACTCGTGTCCGCCTATCAGGACATCATGAACATTCAGGCCTGA
- a CDS encoding FliH/SctL family protein has product MSGIIPKEDAQAARRWQPPEMDSAARTAVQPPLQTAGGPPTAQQFEAVYAQAEAQGREDGRQAGLEQGHREGYAAGHAEGLAAGRAQAQQERETLQALLSRVTQPVAALDAEAETALVALALELARQVILQELRTQPEALLPIVRKALAAFPAQAGAPSVRLHPLDLDVLRNAAPDLESSGVTLLADDALQRGDLIVAAAAPGQTATPDRRWRTRSREAVSELDLRVEERWRQIMTRLFEEGLQ; this is encoded by the coding sequence ATGAGCGGCATCATTCCCAAGGAAGACGCGCAGGCCGCGCGGCGCTGGCAGCCGCCGGAAATGGACTCTGCGGCGCGCACCGCCGTGCAGCCCCCGCTTCAGACCGCTGGCGGCCCGCCCACCGCGCAGCAGTTCGAGGCGGTATACGCGCAGGCCGAGGCGCAGGGCCGCGAAGACGGCCGACAGGCGGGCCTGGAACAAGGCCATCGAGAAGGCTACGCCGCTGGACACGCCGAGGGCCTAGCCGCCGGGCGGGCGCAGGCGCAGCAGGAACGTGAGACGCTGCAGGCGCTGCTCTCCCGCGTCACCCAACCCGTGGCCGCGCTCGACGCCGAGGCCGAGACGGCGCTGGTGGCGCTGGCACTGGAACTGGCGCGGCAGGTCATCCTGCAAGAGCTGCGCACTCAGCCCGAAGCGCTGCTGCCCATTGTGCGCAAGGCCCTGGCGGCTTTTCCGGCACAGGCGGGGGCGCCTTCGGTGCGGCTTCATCCCCTTGATCTGGACGTGTTGCGCAACGCCGCGCCCGATCTCGAAAGCAGCGGCGTGACCCTGCTGGCGGACGACGCCCTGCAGCGTGGCGATCTGATCGTGGCCGCTGCCGCGCCGGGGCAGACCGCCACGCCCGACCGCCGCTGGCGCACGCGCTCGCGCGAGGCAGTGAGCGAACTCGATCTGCGCGTGGAAGAGCGCTGGCGGCAGATCATGACCCGGCTGTTCGAGGAGGGTCTGCAATGA
- a CDS encoding flagellar export protein FliJ, which produces MTYNNTLSPQRLETLQALHAQAVEASQNAGQLVGKQQDILRTAQAKLAQLESYAAQYREQIQTLGTAGTAWSQVRDLRGFVDRIESAITAQKVELNRQQLILTELMGQWTAARQREKAFEVLIDQHQAQKRQGQKASALKNLQEWAVRRASQFLPSSQQRSDF; this is translated from the coding sequence ATGACCTACAACAACACCCTCAGCCCGCAACGGCTGGAGACCCTTCAGGCTTTGCATGCGCAAGCCGTAGAGGCCAGTCAGAATGCGGGTCAACTCGTGGGTAAACAGCAGGACATTCTTCGAACCGCGCAGGCGAAGCTTGCACAGCTTGAAAGTTATGCCGCGCAATATCGTGAACAGATCCAGACTCTGGGCACTGCCGGCACCGCCTGGAGTCAGGTGCGCGACCTGCGCGGTTTTGTCGATCGCATCGAATCGGCCATCACCGCGCAGAAAGTCGAACTCAACCGCCAGCAGCTCATCCTGACCGAACTCATGGGGCAATGGACGGCAGCGCGCCAGCGCGAAAAGGCGTTTGAGGTGCTGATCGACCAGCATCAGGCACAAAAACGCCAGGGACAAAAGGCCAGCGCGCTGAAAAACCTGCAGGAATGGGCGGTACGGCGAGCGTCGCAATTCCTGCCCAGCTCGCAGCAGCGGTCTGATTTCTGA
- the fliF gene encoding flagellar basal-body MS-ring/collar protein FliF, protein MATTTAAALQDPLGAFRQMNMNQRFTWLAGLAALIALVIVTLMWTSRLDYQVLYTNLSERDGGAVIGELQKLNIPYRITGGGAVIEVPSAQVYATRMKLAANGLPKGAGVGFEVLDHEPMGTSQFVERVNYQRALEGSLGRTIESLSAVQSATVHLAIPKPSVFLSEAEKPSASVLLKLYPGRVLSGAQVAGIVHLVSSAVAGLGDKNVSVVDQDGNLLTSGQRADSGIQPDQLMYRNTIEQQYRKQIEALLAPLVGNEGVRVAVSADIDFAKTESSSVVYGQGHLLSQQQQSTNSSGGGTLPAGVPGALSNQPPGGVTAPFVMGTASAPLTPQQLTQITPSLKTLAPTAASSSATSNYDLDKTVSHTQQPVGSVKRLSVSVLVNDQAKGGKPVPLNPAQLGQMKQLVENAIGFDAKRGDTVSIVNMPFTAAQKEAEKQLPLWRQAWVWDGVRQAAPYVIALILGLMAYRAMRKAASGDVKAKRRKGKEAAEDDETAREETPSDGTQKSSGPGAGAEMAAGGMPGSLAPDTVQLSNTLETDAAISRELVKQDPRRAAQVVKEWLSDGQ, encoded by the coding sequence ATGGCCACGACCACCGCCGCCGCGCTGCAAGACCCCTTGGGCGCCTTCCGCCAGATGAATATGAACCAACGCTTCACCTGGCTGGCGGGACTGGCGGCGCTGATCGCGCTGGTCATCGTCACCCTGATGTGGACGAGCCGGCTCGACTATCAGGTGCTCTACACCAATCTTTCCGAGCGCGATGGCGGCGCGGTCATTGGCGAGCTGCAAAAGCTCAACATTCCCTACCGCATCACCGGCGGCGGCGCGGTGATCGAAGTGCCCTCGGCGCAGGTGTACGCCACCCGCATGAAACTCGCGGCCAACGGTCTGCCCAAAGGTGCGGGCGTGGGCTTCGAGGTGCTCGACCACGAGCCGATGGGCACCAGCCAGTTTGTCGAGCGCGTGAATTACCAGCGGGCGCTGGAGGGTTCTCTGGGGCGCACCATCGAATCGCTTTCGGCGGTGCAATCGGCCACGGTGCATCTGGCCATTCCCAAACCCTCGGTGTTCCTGAGCGAGGCCGAGAAGCCCTCAGCCTCGGTGCTGCTCAAGCTCTATCCGGGCCGGGTGCTCAGCGGCGCGCAGGTGGCGGGCATCGTGCATCTGGTGTCGTCCGCCGTGGCGGGGCTGGGGGATAAAAACGTCAGCGTGGTCGATCAGGACGGCAATCTGCTCACCTCCGGGCAGCGGGCCGACAGCGGCATACAGCCCGACCAGCTGATGTATCGCAACACCATCGAGCAGCAATATCGCAAGCAGATCGAAGCGCTGCTCGCGCCTCTGGTGGGCAACGAGGGGGTACGCGTGGCGGTGTCGGCCGACATCGATTTCGCCAAGACTGAATCCAGCTCGGTGGTTTACGGCCAGGGCCATTTGCTCAGCCAGCAGCAGCAAAGCACCAATTCCAGCGGCGGCGGCACGCTGCCCGCCGGTGTGCCCGGCGCGCTGAGCAACCAGCCGCCGGGCGGGGTCACCGCTCCTTTTGTCATGGGCACGGCTTCCGCGCCGCTCACGCCTCAGCAACTCACTCAGATCACGCCCAGCCTCAAGACGCTGGCACCCACGGCGGCCAGCTCGTCGGCCACGAGCAATTACGACCTCGACAAAACGGTCAGCCATACCCAGCAGCCGGTCGGCTCGGTCAAGCGGTTGTCGGTTTCCGTACTGGTGAACGATCAGGCCAAGGGCGGCAAGCCCGTGCCGCTGAACCCGGCGCAGTTGGGGCAAATGAAGCAGCTGGTGGAAAACGCCATCGGTTTCGACGCCAAGCGCGGCGACACCGTGAGCATTGTCAACATGCCCTTCACTGCGGCGCAGAAAGAGGCCGAGAAGCAGTTGCCCTTGTGGCGCCAGGCTTGGGTCTGGGACGGCGTGCGGCAGGCCGCGCCCTACGTCATCGCCCTGATTCTCGGTTTGATGGCTTACCGCGCCATGCGCAAGGCGGCGAGCGGCGATGTCAAGGCCAAACGTCGCAAAGGCAAGGAAGCCGCCGAGGACGACGAGACCGCGCGTGAAGAGACGCCGAGTGACGGCACGCAAAAGTCATCCGGCCCGGGTGCGGGCGCCGAAATGGCGGCGGGCGGTATGCCCGGTTCGCTGGCGCCAGACACGGTGCAATTGAGCAATACCCTGGAGACGGATGCGGCGATCTCGCGCGAACTGGTCAAGCAAGACCCGCGGCGGGCGGCGCAGGTGGTGAAGGAGTGGCTGTCCGATGGCCAGTGA
- a CDS encoding flagellar hook-length control protein FliK — protein sequence MPLIVPVVSTPAAPPAESSSAGAATSQNETGPSFSDALSRAGKAAPSSSASSDSAKAQKPSEASSSDAKATAQAQGKADSPQMQSSAPSQDSAAANASASALALQTSGALEAAMAAAQSGKTLPQDDRKTAPKDASPAAVPGPVLAAMLQAPVATSVAAPIATPTAEAQDAKTLPTSALLAGPQNDPLTDRQANFGRAGAPAGVTTGDTTKGAESLPAWMQNLAGSAADAAQPSRFAALHQSLTTASDLSALQAAPSNHADATPSVVSPTQIGQALTLGMPQANQVSQTVWAATVPAHMGSPDWGQAMNQQVLLAAQGQQQFATLHLNPPQLGPLEVHLQMHDGQIQAQFVSAHAVVRQAVEAALPQLRDVFAGAGLSLGQTSVGTQGGQGDRQQARSQRGTSGSNAIADIAAGGAPGASAAQVLRWQQGLVNTYV from the coding sequence ATGCCGCTGATCGTTCCTGTCGTGTCCACCCCTGCTGCGCCACCTGCCGAATCGTCGTCGGCCGGGGCTGCAACGTCTCAGAACGAGACCGGGCCAAGCTTTTCCGACGCGCTTTCGCGTGCGGGCAAGGCGGCGCCTTCGTCGTCGGCGTCCTCAGATTCGGCAAAAGCGCAGAAACCGAGCGAGGCTTCATCTTCAGACGCAAAAGCGACAGCGCAGGCGCAGGGCAAGGCCGATTCGCCGCAGATGCAGTCATCCGCGCCATCACAAGATTCTGCAGCGGCGAATGCGAGCGCATCGGCGCTGGCCCTGCAGACCAGCGGGGCGCTCGAAGCGGCAATGGCGGCAGCGCAAAGCGGCAAAACCTTGCCGCAGGACGACCGCAAGACTGCGCCGAAGGATGCCAGCCCAGCAGCAGTACCTGGCCCCGTGCTCGCCGCCATGCTGCAGGCGCCGGTTGCCACCTCGGTTGCCGCGCCCATTGCCACCCCGACGGCTGAGGCCCAAGACGCCAAAACCTTGCCGACCTCTGCACTGCTGGCCGGACCGCAGAACGACCCGCTGACAGACCGGCAGGCGAACTTCGGGCGCGCGGGAGCGCCAGCTGGCGTCACGACGGGCGACACAACCAAGGGCGCCGAGAGCCTGCCCGCGTGGATGCAGAACCTGGCGGGCAGCGCTGCAGACGCCGCACAGCCCAGCCGATTCGCGGCTCTGCATCAGTCCCTCACCACGGCTTCAGACCTTTCGGCCCTGCAGGCCGCACCATCGAACCATGCCGACGCAACCCCGTCTGTTGTCTCGCCAACTCAGATCGGGCAGGCTTTGACTCTGGGTATGCCACAGGCCAACCAAGTATCGCAGACGGTCTGGGCGGCTACCGTGCCCGCCCATATGGGGTCGCCCGACTGGGGGCAGGCGATGAATCAGCAGGTCTTGCTGGCGGCACAGGGGCAGCAGCAATTCGCCACGCTGCATCTCAATCCGCCGCAACTCGGGCCGCTCGAAGTCCATCTGCAGATGCACGATGGCCAGATTCAGGCGCAGTTTGTCTCCGCGCATGCCGTGGTGCGGCAGGCGGTCGAGGCGGCGCTGCCGCAACTGCGCGATGTGTTTGCCGGGGCCGGGCTGTCGCTCGGCCAGACTTCCGTCGGCACACAAGGCGGGCAGGGCGATCGCCAGCAGGCACGCTCACAGCGTGGCACCTCGGGATCGAACGCGATTGCCGACATCGCCGCAGGCGGAGCACCGGGCGCTTCGGCTGCGCAGGTCTTGCGCTGGCAGCAGGGACTGGTGAACACCTATGTGTGA
- a CDS encoding sigma-54-dependent transcriptional regulator, protein MTSPRILLIDHDAACGQRLCDELQGAGCVAALHAAEDTALKAVEQGWSPDLVFCDGEGVGIDATRVLARLHGLHPTLPVLMVARHASVQAAVQALQSGAADYLNAPLDLSQALSKIRQFVPSATALTPAKTKVAAASNPVASPAPTAASTKTTSAPGPASGLIAESAAMQQILTIVRRAAQTDVTVMLLGESGVGKEVMARYVHAQSPRSAGPFIAINCAAIPETLLEATLFGFEKGAFTGAGQSAPGKFEQAQGGTLLLDEVTEMAPALQAKLLRVLQEREIERLGGRKRIALDVRLVATSNRDLQQAVQQGVLREDVYYRLNVFPVQIPPLRERRDDILPLAKAMLVRHAAQFGMTPSPQLDSSAQQALLAHRWPGNVRELDNVMQRATILSQGGVISAADLLFPPPAAESLQRASTPTQPQLTPQAPTPQPFAGDLGSELALNERQLIADALQHCQGSKQRAAERLGISPRTLRHKLQKLREAGLELPELPDAP, encoded by the coding sequence ATGACCTCCCCGCGAATTTTGCTGATCGACCACGACGCCGCGTGTGGCCAGCGACTTTGCGACGAATTGCAGGGCGCGGGTTGCGTGGCCGCGCTGCATGCGGCGGAAGACACCGCCCTGAAAGCGGTCGAGCAGGGCTGGTCGCCCGATTTGGTGTTTTGCGATGGTGAAGGGGTGGGCATCGACGCGACGCGGGTGCTGGCGCGGCTACACGGCCTGCATCCCACGTTGCCGGTGCTGATGGTGGCGCGGCATGCCTCGGTGCAGGCGGCCGTGCAGGCGCTGCAAAGCGGCGCGGCGGACTATCTGAACGCGCCCCTCGATCTCTCGCAGGCGCTGTCCAAGATTCGTCAGTTCGTGCCTTCGGCGACGGCGCTGACCCCGGCGAAAACCAAGGTCGCCGCGGCTTCGAACCCGGTCGCAAGCCCGGCGCCGACCGCGGCCTCGACAAAGACAACATCGGCGCCCGGACCCGCCAGCGGCCTGATCGCCGAGTCTGCCGCGATGCAGCAGATTCTGACCATTGTCCGTCGCGCCGCGCAGACCGATGTCACCGTCATGCTGCTGGGGGAAAGCGGTGTGGGCAAGGAAGTCATGGCGCGCTATGTGCACGCGCAATCGCCGCGCTCGGCAGGGCCGTTCATCGCCATCAACTGCGCCGCCATTCCTGAAACCCTTCTCGAAGCCACGCTGTTCGGCTTCGAGAAGGGCGCTTTTACCGGGGCAGGGCAGTCGGCGCCGGGCAAATTCGAGCAGGCGCAGGGCGGCACGCTGCTGCTCGACGAAGTGACGGAAATGGCCCCGGCGCTACAAGCCAAGCTGCTGCGCGTGCTGCAGGAGCGCGAAATCGAACGCCTGGGTGGGCGCAAACGCATCGCGCTCGACGTGCGACTGGTGGCCACCAGCAACCGCGATCTGCAGCAGGCGGTGCAGCAAGGCGTGCTGCGCGAAGACGTGTATTACCGGCTGAACGTGTTTCCGGTGCAGATTCCGCCGCTGCGCGAGCGCCGCGACGACATTTTGCCGTTGGCCAAGGCCATGCTGGTACGCCATGCGGCGCAGTTTGGCATGACGCCATCGCCCCAGCTCGATTCTTCAGCGCAGCAGGCCTTGCTGGCGCACCGCTGGCCCGGCAATGTGCGCGAGCTCGACAACGTGATGCAGCGCGCGACCATTCTGAGCCAGGGCGGGGTGATTTCAGCGGCCGATCTGCTGTTTCCGCCGCCCGCCGCCGAAAGCCTTCAGCGCGCTTCGACGCCTACGCAGCCGCAGCTCACGCCGCAAGCACCTACGCCGCAGCCCTTTGCGGGCGATCTGGGCAGCGAGTTGGCGTTGAATGAACGCCAGCTCATCGCCGACGCGCTGCAGCACTGCCAGGGCTCGAAGCAGCGGGCCGCAGAGCGTTTGGGCATCAGCCCGCGAACCCTGCGTCACAAATTGCAAAAGCTGCGCGAAGCCGGGCTGGAACTGCCGGAACTGCCTGATGCACCTTGA
- a CDS encoding SPOR domain-containing protein codes for MNDDLQPLKNRLRWLNRSILVLGVLILLGLIVWAVVGLRKPTPGTESTVIHPASSASNRAARAASAVAAAAPKPAMSTAQQERAAAAAMDALSAASAPKTAAETASQAAGVTSAAAPAEVASAPTPAPTAVVETASSAVTAAAPSKPVVKPVAKPKPEQHKPAVHARTEPARAAATPAKPKRVGAVGVCHAAGWYVQVGAFGKQQSIDRLASKLHRAGYTQVCVAAQQVRGLHLFYVGPYRNAASARDAKAPLHKLTGVEGILRKLG; via the coding sequence TTGAACGACGATCTCCAACCCCTGAAAAACCGACTGCGCTGGCTCAATCGCAGCATTCTGGTACTCGGCGTTCTCATCTTGCTGGGCCTCATCGTCTGGGCGGTGGTCGGCCTGCGCAAGCCCACGCCAGGCACCGAGAGTACGGTCATTCATCCCGCTTCCAGCGCTTCCAATAGGGCGGCGCGGGCGGCTTCCGCGGTGGCGGCAGCCGCGCCCAAGCCCGCGATGAGCACGGCGCAGCAGGAACGGGCCGCGGCCGCCGCGATGGACGCGCTGTCTGCGGCCAGCGCGCCAAAGACGGCTGCGGAGACGGCGTCTCAGGCCGCTGGGGTAACATCCGCCGCAGCGCCAGCGGAAGTCGCTTCGGCACCGACCCCGGCGCCAACCGCCGTTGTCGAGACTGCGAGTTCAGCGGTCACTGCCGCAGCCCCGAGCAAACCTGTCGTCAAGCCCGTTGCGAAGCCTAAGCCTGAGCAACACAAGCCCGCGGTTCACGCCCGTACCGAGCCCGCGCGTGCTGCGGCGACCCCAGCGAAGCCGAAGCGCGTTGGGGCGGTGGGGGTTTGCCACGCGGCGGGTTGGTATGTGCAGGTGGGCGCTTTTGGCAAGCAGCAGAGCATTGACCGTCTTGCCAGCAAGCTGCACCGCGCGGGCTACACCCAGGTTTGCGTGGCCGCACAGCAAGTGCGCGGGCTGCATCTGTTCTACGTCGGCCCCTATAGAAATGCAGCATCGGCGCGTGATGCAAAAGCCCCGTTGCACAAGCTCACCGGGGTGGAAGGCATTTTGCGCAAGCTAGGTTGA
- a CDS encoding sigma-54 interaction domain-containing protein, producing the protein MLDDRAPHLLTADSPDLLLGESPPMRTLREQVRRVAQTDSTVLVLGESGTGKELVARTVHLQSPRAARPFVAVNCGAIPGELMESELFGHERGAFTGALNARKGRFELAGRGTLFLDEIAEMSPPLQVKILRVLQEKCFERVGGNEVLSAQSRIVAATHRDLEQQIGLGRFREDLYYRLNVFPVQVPPLRQRGEDILLLAEHALQRLEAQGLGQVRFGDGVQQALLSYRWPGNVRELQNLMERLLILHAGSIVRLADLPPKLRAGGDLARDPGRDLSVTEAALPEVAANTAAEDDEQEGLKALMQAMTEPVLQPVLPEEGMDLRAYLEQIERSLIEQALQRSRHVIAHAAQHLGLRRTTLVEKIRKYGLGAEARE; encoded by the coding sequence ATGCTTGACGACCGCGCACCCCATCTCCTGACTGCCGACAGCCCCGATCTGCTGCTGGGCGAGAGCCCGCCGATGCGCACTTTGCGCGAGCAGGTTCGCCGCGTGGCGCAGACCGACAGCACGGTGCTGGTGCTCGGCGAATCGGGCACGGGCAAAGAGTTGGTGGCACGCACCGTGCATTTGCAGTCGCCGCGCGCGGCCCGACCTTTCGTGGCGGTGAATTGCGGCGCGATTCCTGGCGAGCTCATGGAGAGCGAGCTGTTCGGCCATGAACGGGGCGCGTTCACCGGGGCGCTCAATGCGCGCAAGGGCCGGTTTGAACTGGCCGGGCGCGGCACCTTGTTTCTCGACGAAATCGCCGAGATGAGCCCGCCGCTGCAGGTCAAGATTCTGCGGGTGCTGCAGGAAAAGTGCTTCGAGCGTGTCGGGGGCAACGAAGTGCTGAGCGCGCAGTCGCGCATCGTGGCGGCAACGCACCGCGATCTGGAGCAGCAGATCGGGCTGGGCCGGTTTCGCGAAGACCTTTACTACCGCCTCAACGTGTTTCCGGTGCAGGTGCCGCCGCTGCGCCAGCGCGGCGAAGACATTCTGCTGCTGGCCGAACACGCCTTGCAACGCCTCGAGGCGCAGGGGCTGGGGCAGGTGCGTTTTGGCGACGGCGTGCAGCAGGCCCTGCTGAGTTATCGCTGGCCCGGCAATGTGCGCGAATTGCAGAACCTGATGGAGCGGCTGCTCATCCTGCATGCCGGTTCAATCGTGCGTCTGGCCGACCTGCCGCCCAAGCTGCGCGCCGGCGGCGATCTGGCGCGCGATCCGGGACGAGATTTAAGCGTGACCGAGGCGGCTTTGCCTGAAGTGGCAGCGAACACCGCCGCCGAAGACGACGAGCAAGAGGGGCTGAAAGCGCTGATGCAGGCCATGACCGAGCCCGTCCTGCAGCCTGTTCTGCCCGAAGAAGGCATGGACCTGCGCGCCTACCTTGAGCAGATCGAACGCAGCCTGATCGAACAGGCGCTGCAGCGCAGCCGCCATGTGATCGCGCATGCGGCGCAGCACCTCGGCCTGCGCCGCACCACGCTGGTGGAGAAAATCCGCAAATACGGCCTGGGCGCCGAGGCGCGCGAGTAA
- the fliG gene encoding flagellar motor switch protein FliG codes for MASEQADFSGLDRAAVLLLSLGEDQAAEIMRHLGPREVQRLGVAMSKLNRVSADQAHAVMREFREKIEQQTALGLGSNEFLRGALTKALGGERANSLIERILHGGESNGLENLKWLEPRAIAELIKLEHPQVVALVLANIEPEQAGEVLHFLTERQAGEAMLRLAALDGLQPSALRELNEVLEEQLSGDSQSVQVSSVGGPKVTAEILNRVETALSSSIMEHLRSQDEELATKVQDQMFVFDDLINVDDRSLQTMMREISSETLILALKGTNNALKEKFLSNMSKRASEMLRDDMEAKGPVKLSEVEGAQKEILQIASRLEAAGQIQLGSGGGEQLVG; via the coding sequence ATGGCCAGTGAACAAGCCGATTTCAGCGGACTCGACCGCGCGGCCGTGCTGCTGCTGAGTCTGGGAGAAGACCAGGCCGCGGAGATCATGCGCCATCTCGGGCCGCGCGAAGTGCAGCGTTTGGGCGTGGCCATGTCCAAACTCAACCGGGTGAGCGCCGACCAGGCGCATGCGGTCATGCGCGAATTCCGCGAAAAAATTGAGCAGCAGACTGCACTCGGCCTGGGCTCCAACGAATTTCTGCGCGGTGCGCTGACCAAGGCGCTGGGCGGCGAGCGCGCCAATTCGCTGATCGAGCGCATTCTGCACGGCGGCGAATCGAACGGGCTGGAGAACCTCAAGTGGCTCGAGCCGCGCGCCATTGCCGAGCTGATCAAGCTGGAGCATCCGCAAGTGGTGGCGCTGGTGCTGGCCAATATCGAGCCCGAGCAGGCCGGCGAGGTCTTGCACTTTCTCACCGAGCGCCAGGCCGGCGAAGCCATGTTGCGACTGGCCGCGCTCGACGGCCTGCAGCCCAGCGCGCTGCGCGAGCTCAACGAAGTGCTCGAAGAGCAGCTCTCGGGCGATTCGCAGAGCGTGCAGGTCAGTTCCGTGGGCGGGCCGAAGGTCACCGCCGAGATTCTCAACCGGGTGGAAACCGCGCTGTCGTCGAGCATCATGGAGCATCTGCGCTCGCAGGACGAAGAACTGGCGACCAAGGTGCAAGACCAGATGTTCGTGTTCGACGATCTGATCAATGTGGACGACCGCAGTCTGCAAACCATGATGCGCGAAATTTCGTCGGAAACGCTGATTCTGGCGCTCAAGGGCACCAACAACGCGCTCAAGGAGAAATTTCTCAGCAATATGTCCAAGCGCGCCTCTGAAATGCTGCGTGACGACATGGAGGCCAAGGGGCCGGTCAAGCTCTCCGAAGTGGAGGGGGCGCAGAAGGAAATTCTGCAGATCGCCTCGCGCCTGGAAGCGGCGGGCCAGATTCAGCTGGGCAGCGGCGGCGGCGAACAACTCGTCGGCTGA
- a CDS encoding FliI/YscN family ATPase, with product MRLTKVSRHLQNLQHRLQSGGPLPLVYSGSLVRVRGLILEAQGLEASLGERCRISTEQNRVIDAEVVGFNGDHVQLMALGEVQGLTPGARVHPVPGDIRIPVGPELLGRVLDGNGRPLDGDGALLASHYTTLSTQQINPLARALVRQPLDVGVRAINALFTVGRGARMGLFAGSGVGKSVLLGMMARNTNADVIVVGLIGERGREVKEFIEDILGVEGRSRAVVVAAPADAPALTRIRGARLATAMAEYYRDQGLNVLLLMDSVTRYALALREVALAAGEPPAARGFPPSVFAKLPALVERAGNGPEGGGSITAFYTVLMEGDDQQDPVADNVRAILDGHIVLSRRLAEQGHFPAIDLQASISRVMPAIATPLELRRMQKLKEMQSRYASQQDLIAVGAYTPGADLQLDQAVQAHAGIREFLIQDMHAAVGLTQSRQELADLMTPYLV from the coding sequence ATGCGTCTGACCAAGGTATCGCGCCACTTGCAAAACCTGCAGCATCGCTTGCAATCGGGCGGGCCTCTGCCCCTGGTCTATAGCGGCAGCCTGGTGCGGGTGCGCGGGCTTATTCTTGAAGCGCAGGGGCTGGAGGCGAGTCTGGGCGAGCGTTGCCGCATCAGCACCGAGCAGAACCGTGTCATCGACGCCGAAGTGGTGGGTTTCAACGGCGATCATGTGCAGCTCATGGCGTTGGGCGAAGTGCAGGGCCTCACACCGGGGGCGCGGGTGCATCCCGTGCCGGGCGATATTCGCATTCCCGTCGGGCCCGAGCTGCTCGGGCGCGTGCTCGACGGCAACGGCCGTCCGCTCGACGGCGACGGCGCGCTGCTGGCCTCACACTACACCACCTTGTCCACCCAGCAGATCAACCCGCTGGCCCGGGCGCTGGTGCGCCAGCCGCTCGACGTGGGCGTGCGCGCGATCAATGCGCTGTTCACCGTGGGCCGTGGCGCGCGCATGGGGTTGTTCGCGGGCAGCGGCGTGGGCAAGAGCGTGCTGCTGGGCATGATGGCGCGCAACACCAATGCCGACGTCATCGTGGTGGGCCTCATCGGCGAGCGGGGCCGTGAGGTCAAAGAGTTCATCGAAGACATTCTGGGCGTGGAAGGGCGCAGCAGGGCCGTCGTGGTGGCCGCCCCGGCCGACGCCCCGGCGTTGACCCGCATTCGCGGCGCGCGTCTGGCCACCGCGATGGCCGAGTATTACCGCGACCAGGGGCTGAACGTGCTGCTGCTGATGGATTCGGTCACCCGCTACGCCCTGGCGCTGCGCGAAGTGGCGCTGGCCGCAGGCGAGCCCCCGGCGGCGCGCGGTTTTCCGCCCTCGGTGTTCGCCAAGCTGCCGGCGCTGGTGGAGCGCGCGGGCAACGGGCCGGAGGGCGGCGGCAGCATCACCGCGTTCTACACCGTGCTGATGGAAGGCGACGACCAGCAAGACCCGGTCGCCGACAACGTGCGCGCCATTCTCGACGGCCACATCGTGCTCAGTCGCCGTCTGGCCGAGCAGGGGCACTTTCCGGCCATCGACCTGCAGGCGTCGATCAGCCGCGTGATGCCGGCCATCGCCACTCCGCTGGAACTTCGGCGCATGCAGAAGCTCAAGGAAATGCAATCGCGCTACGCCAGCCAGCAAGACCTCATCGCCGTGGGCGCCTACACCCCGGGCGCCGACCTGCAACTCGACCAGGCGGTGCAGGCGCACGCCGGCATCCGCGAGTTTTTGATTCAGGACATGCACGCCGCTGTCGGCCTGACACAGAGCCGACAGGAACTGGCCGATCTGATGACGCCCTACCTTGTTTGA